In Streptomyces qaidamensis, one DNA window encodes the following:
- a CDS encoding YggT family protein codes for MSVVLDVVYIALMCFLIVLIFRLVMDYVFQFARSWQPGKAMVVVLEATYTVTDPPLKLLRRVIPPLRLGGVALDLSFFVLMIIVYILITLVRNAM; via the coding sequence ATGAGCGTGGTTCTGGATGTCGTCTACATCGCGCTGATGTGCTTTCTCATCGTGCTCATCTTCCGGTTGGTCATGGACTATGTCTTCCAGTTCGCCCGCTCATGGCAACCCGGCAAGGCGATGGTGGTCGTTCTGGAGGCCACCTACACTGTCACTGATCCACCGCTCAAGCTTCTGCGGCGGGTCATTCCGCCGCTGCGTCTCGGGGGCGTGGCGCTCGACCTGTCCTTCTTCGTACTGATGATCATCGTCTACATCCTGATCACACTCGTGCGGAACGCGATGTGA